A stretch of Prosthecobacter debontii DNA encodes these proteins:
- a CDS encoding putative polyvalent protein kinase domain-containing protein, whose product MSEIRRLDIPTFDLDNQRSPAALALDGFCGYLNSLASSLTNLAECDEDTLAAVQKILSRHADDLTPEAPSPSLPPDQNVLIQGNVSFSQSLPEDSPPPTEAPEPLSLRFAQSIRNAIQALKKPLPAAPREAIRIISEILVEEAQNQGLVIDVPFKKIPCKAGNQEHEVWFDLEAERPTVWKITKASKWGLVAGQPRPANAIDYLDRLYLFTEIFGMPWDFQGIWIDPQGLPRIVSTQPYMPGKPATEDEIEEYLKDLGFTEIDIPELGTFWKHEETDVIVGDAYTDNFVVLETGRVVPIDLSIAICLPQNQLLQSP is encoded by the coding sequence GTGAGCGAGATTCGAAGACTCGACATTCCTACATTCGACCTCGACAACCAACGCTCGCCCGCCGCTTTAGCCTTGGATGGCTTTTGTGGCTATTTGAACTCCCTGGCAAGCTCTCTCACTAACCTCGCGGAGTGTGACGAGGACACTCTTGCAGCAGTTCAAAAGATCCTGTCGCGCCATGCCGACGACCTTACGCCAGAGGCACCCTCGCCTTCCCTACCACCTGACCAAAATGTCCTGATTCAAGGGAATGTATCTTTTAGCCAGAGTCTCCCTGAGGACTCCCCCCCCCCGACTGAAGCCCCAGAGCCGCTCTCTCTGCGGTTTGCCCAAAGTATTCGTAATGCCATCCAGGCCCTGAAGAAGCCGCTTCCTGCAGCCCCTCGAGAAGCCATTCGCATCATCAGCGAAATCCTAGTCGAGGAGGCCCAAAATCAGGGACTCGTCATCGACGTTCCCTTCAAGAAGATTCCCTGTAAGGCAGGGAATCAGGAGCATGAGGTCTGGTTTGATCTAGAGGCGGAACGCCCCACCGTTTGGAAAATCACCAAAGCGAGTAAATGGGGCTTAGTGGCTGGCCAACCCCGCCCGGCAAACGCGATCGATTACCTGGATAGGCTCTATCTCTTCACTGAGATCTTTGGGATGCCTTGGGATTTCCAAGGCATCTGGATCGATCCTCAAGGCCTGCCACGCATCGTCAGCACCCAGCCTTACATGCCCGGAAAGCCTGCCACCGAAGATGAAATCGAAGAGTATCTCAAGGACTTAGGATTTACCGAAATCGACATTCCTGAGCTCGGCACCTTTTGGAAACACGAGGAAACAGACGTCATCGTTGGTGATGCCTATACAGACAATTTCGTGGTACTGGAAACAGGTCGAGTCGTCCCCATCGATCTTTCAATCGCAATTTGTCTCCCCCAAAACCAGCTACTGCAGTCACCATGA
- a CDS encoding KAP family P-loop NTPase fold protein, giving the protein MDILRSPDEDTFFSYDDVAAKDEFERRLFSDRLTRIIMEEKGGKPLVISIVNPWGGGKSTILQYIHDALAATTRDEGIRIKDCRITSFNLWRYAGEDQLLYRMFESLIQAIHDGTPLTTGQRLLKLLPTWMKRFSIVCDWLAPGSGAVLDAVFSTISPEQFEVHLDEVRRTTREYLAKTGTRVIMLLDDVDRLDPDEILLLFRALKLIADLPNTTFIIAMDEEHVSEVIGQRIGGHIESGRRYIEKIVNVRLGVPKIPDDVLEDYAMRRFITIWQRELKERKGRADRAGLDTQAMPAEPNPHEVERMVGIFRDLHLPYLLTPRTVKSIENAFAFALGLLPEEVDAGDVLLLEATRLLHPQLYLALPEVIPNLGKLLPIDIQDGRSDEKIRTKKAEIVQQLSALIKTSTFSPKTQIEAALTTWFPQLGNFYFEEEMQRNEQAKRICSPNYFWRYYSGAVHKRDVPDAAVAAWLRTALDLQQKPQASATLKHHLSQPYTRAFIKKLGDRLAAEPDNVPALTIIAQVVSAWPEAEQADSLKNLWHQAASMMAATIHRLNELQKQIAASTEVVRASTNLYWSFIFTDYVATPEDYFTWPDKEGRAPSPFDEELARQSLTAYEQGFMPQANDLICGMIWTIYRNRHLPDLLKRVQSLAEEKPEVAPQLLVAGCNFGSSQSHKPACWSWKGRDSIAKIEKLVPRTVLQRALMKALPPPPKPLRVPSHDFDHLTLQELGWIYMESTHTPNESDSLPHRMKKGQA; this is encoded by the coding sequence ATGGACATCTTAAGAAGCCCTGATGAGGACACCTTTTTTAGCTACGATGATGTGGCAGCGAAGGATGAGTTTGAGCGTCGCCTCTTTTCAGATCGCCTAACACGCATCATCATGGAGGAAAAAGGCGGTAAGCCCCTCGTCATTTCGATCGTCAACCCCTGGGGTGGTGGTAAGAGCACCATCCTACAATACATCCACGATGCCCTCGCCGCCACGACTCGTGACGAAGGTATCCGCATTAAGGATTGCCGCATCACCAGCTTCAATCTTTGGCGTTACGCCGGGGAGGATCAGCTCCTCTACCGAATGTTTGAGAGCCTGATCCAGGCCATCCATGACGGCACCCCCCTGACGACCGGACAACGGCTTTTAAAGCTTTTACCGACATGGATGAAGCGGTTCTCCATCGTCTGCGACTGGCTGGCGCCCGGTTCAGGGGCAGTGCTGGATGCCGTCTTCAGCACGATTTCTCCTGAGCAATTCGAAGTGCACCTGGATGAAGTGCGCCGGACGACGCGCGAGTATTTGGCGAAGACAGGCACCCGGGTCATCATGCTGCTGGACGATGTGGACCGCCTCGACCCGGATGAAATCCTGCTGCTCTTCCGTGCACTGAAGTTGATCGCCGATTTGCCTAACACGACATTCATCATCGCGATGGATGAGGAACACGTCAGCGAGGTCATCGGCCAGCGTATCGGAGGCCATATCGAAAGCGGCCGCCGATATATTGAAAAGATCGTCAATGTGCGTCTGGGCGTGCCCAAGATCCCAGATGATGTTCTGGAAGATTACGCCATGCGCCGCTTCATCACCATCTGGCAGCGGGAGCTCAAGGAGCGGAAGGGGCGGGCCGATAGAGCGGGTCTCGACACACAAGCTATGCCCGCAGAGCCGAATCCTCACGAGGTGGAGCGCATGGTCGGCATCTTCCGCGACCTGCATCTGCCCTACCTGCTGACCCCACGCACGGTGAAGTCCATCGAGAACGCCTTCGCTTTCGCCCTGGGACTGTTACCGGAGGAAGTGGATGCCGGGGATGTCCTACTTCTGGAGGCCACCCGTCTCCTCCACCCTCAGCTTTATCTGGCCCTACCCGAGGTGATTCCGAATCTGGGCAAGCTACTACCCATCGATATCCAGGACGGAAGGAGTGATGAAAAGATTCGCACCAAAAAAGCCGAGATCGTTCAGCAGCTCAGTGCCCTCATTAAGACCTCCACGTTCAGCCCAAAAACACAGATCGAGGCGGCCTTGACCACATGGTTCCCACAGCTAGGCAACTTTTACTTCGAGGAAGAAATGCAGAGGAACGAGCAGGCTAAGCGCATCTGCTCCCCGAACTACTTTTGGCGTTACTACTCCGGTGCCGTGCATAAGCGGGACGTGCCCGATGCCGCGGTCGCAGCTTGGCTACGCACCGCCCTTGATCTTCAGCAGAAACCCCAGGCCAGCGCGACTCTGAAGCATCACTTGAGCCAACCTTACACCCGCGCCTTCATCAAGAAACTGGGGGATCGCCTCGCTGCCGAACCCGATAACGTGCCCGCTTTAACGATCATCGCCCAAGTCGTGTCCGCTTGGCCAGAAGCGGAGCAAGCCGATTCACTCAAAAACCTATGGCACCAGGCAGCCTCCATGATGGCTGCTACCATTCATCGCCTGAACGAGTTGCAAAAACAGATCGCTGCCTCGACCGAGGTGGTCCGCGCCAGCACGAATCTTTACTGGAGTTTTATCTTTACAGATTATGTGGCGACGCCGGAAGACTACTTCACATGGCCAGACAAGGAAGGGCGCGCCCCTTCCCCCTTCGATGAAGAACTCGCCCGCCAGAGTCTAACCGCTTATGAGCAGGGCTTTATGCCTCAAGCCAATGACCTCATTTGTGGTATGATCTGGACCATCTATCGCAACCGCCATCTGCCCGATCTCCTCAAGCGCGTTCAGTCCCTGGCAGAAGAGAAGCCTGAGGTAGCCCCGCAACTTCTTGTCGCGGGCTGTAATTTTGGTTCAAGTCAAAGCCACAAACCGGCTTGCTGGAGTTGGAAAGGTCGCGACAGCATCGCCAAAATCGAAAAACTGGTTCCGCGCACAGTGCTTCAGCGAGCTTTGATGAAAGCTTTACCTCCCCCACCGAAGCCCCTTCGAGTGCCTTCGCACGACTTCGATCATTTAACCCTTCAAGAGCTAGGGTGGATCTACATGGAGTCTACGCACACCCCAAACGAAAGCGATTCACTGCCCCATCGAATGAAGAAGGGGCAAGCCTGA
- a CDS encoding helix-turn-helix domain-containing protein, which translates to MTAEQIRNYRESKGLTQSQFASLLRVSPTAVTQWEKGQVPSGPASLLLEHLIEGTPLFSAAGDADWDMPLTLKEWEELERRRVRTGFLTVRDYMIWLVRQDMLKEAATREAETSTSRSSSDAPASAPADLNLSAEPPTKRRRGRPSTPRGSGEPPEPGASPDEAGAGA; encoded by the coding sequence ATGACAGCCGAGCAAATCCGCAACTATCGAGAGTCCAAGGGGCTCACGCAGAGCCAGTTTGCCTCCCTCCTGCGCGTCTCCCCCACAGCGGTGACGCAGTGGGAAAAGGGCCAGGTGCCCTCCGGCCCCGCCTCCCTGCTGCTGGAGCACCTCATCGAGGGCACGCCCCTCTTCAGCGCCGCCGGTGATGCCGACTGGGACATGCCCCTGACCCTGAAGGAATGGGAGGAGCTGGAGCGCCGCCGCGTGCGCACCGGCTTCCTCACCGTGCGCGACTACATGATCTGGCTCGTGCGCCAGGACATGCTGAAAGAGGCCGCCACCCGCGAGGCCGAGACCAGCACCAGTCGAAGCAGCAGCGACGCCCCCGCATCCGCCCCGGCCGATCTCAATCTCAGCGCCGAGCCGCCCACCAAGCGCCGCCGCGGACGCCCCAGCACCCCACGCGGTAGCGGCGAGCCCCCGGAACCCGGGGCCAGTCCCGACGAAGCCGGAGCGGGAGCCTAA
- a CDS encoding DUF1376 domain-containing protein, translating into MKTSPYVAFYPSDFLLGTMCMTSEEVGAYMRLLCFQWQQGGIPQEEDKLARISGIPAKKLSAVLTKFELHEDGLLKNRRMEAERVKVESFRDKQAERGKKGGRPRRSVESPTQPVETPQVTSELSPTKATENPRLFCGLSQTKSGKSQSETESETKTESSLPLNPPGGRVEESERREGFSADESPTLSQAQTASQAHPPPHDDLDPAHVDVHAHANAPETSLTTRVVSKVEPGPPPQTRTHTPGWHPCAEQIQIGSWFNRRPSTVWSDKEQKVWKALRLEEEDLEILQWFYTESGCRYLRQDLLTLLNNWRGEVDRGRNFNPEENRR; encoded by the coding sequence ATGAAAACCTCCCCTTACGTTGCCTTTTATCCATCCGACTTCCTGCTGGGCACCATGTGCATGACCAGTGAGGAGGTGGGGGCCTACATGCGTTTGCTTTGTTTTCAATGGCAGCAGGGCGGTATCCCGCAGGAGGAGGATAAGCTGGCGCGTATCTCCGGCATCCCGGCGAAAAAGCTGAGCGCCGTGCTGACCAAATTTGAGCTCCACGAAGACGGCCTGCTGAAAAACCGTCGCATGGAGGCGGAGCGTGTGAAGGTGGAATCCTTTCGCGATAAACAGGCTGAAAGAGGTAAAAAAGGGGGGCGTCCACGTCGGTCCGTAGAAAGCCCAACCCAACCCGTAGAGACCCCGCAGGTGACGTCCGAGTTAAGCCCAACAAAAGCCACGGAAAACCCGCGGCTTTTCTGCGGGTTAAGCCAAACGAAATCCGGAAAAAGCCAATCAGAAACAGAATCAGAAACAAAAACAGAATCATCTCTCCCCCTGAACCCCCCAGGGGGAAGGGTGGAGGAGAGCGAGAGAAGGGAGGGCTTTTCAGCCGATGAATCCCCAACCCTAAGCCAAGCTCAGACAGCCTCTCAGGCCCATCCACCTCCGCATGATGATCTCGATCCAGCGCATGTCGATGTCCATGCCCATGCCAACGCTCCGGAAACCAGCCTAACGACAAGGGTGGTATCGAAGGTGGAGCCTGGCCCACCACCGCAAACGCGAACCCACACCCCAGGCTGGCATCCCTGTGCGGAGCAGATCCAGATCGGCTCATGGTTCAATCGCCGCCCCAGCACGGTGTGGAGTGACAAGGAGCAAAAGGTCTGGAAGGCCCTGCGCCTGGAGGAAGAGGACCTGGAGATCCTGCAATGGTTCTACACCGAGAGCGGCTGCCGTTACCTGCGTCAGGACCTCCTGACCCTGCTGAACAACTGGCGTGGCGAGGTGGATCGCGGCCGCAATTTCAACCCCGAGGAAAACCGCCGATGA